Proteins encoded within one genomic window of Equus przewalskii isolate Varuska chromosome 3, EquPr2, whole genome shotgun sequence:
- the LOC139082335 gene encoding large ribosomal subunit protein uL23 → MAPKAKKEAPAPPKAEAKAKALKAKKAVLKGVQSHKKKKIRTSPTFRRPKTLRLRRQPKYPRKSAPRRNKLDHYAIIKFPLTTESAMKKIEDNNTLVFIVDVKANKHQIKQAVKKLYDIDVAKVNTLIRPDGEKKAYVRLAPDYDALDVANKIGII, encoded by the coding sequence ATGGCGCCGAAAGCGAAGAAggaagcccctgcccctcccaaagCTGAAGCCAAAGCAAAGGCTTTGAAGGCCAAGAAAGCTGTGCTAAAAGGCGTCCAGagccacaaaaaaaagaagatccgTACGTCACCCACCTTCCGACGGCCCAAGACACTGCGGCTCCGAAGGCAACCCAAGTATCCTCGGAAGAGCGCCCCGCGGAGAAACAAGcttgaccactatgccatcaTCAAGTTCCCCTTGACCACCGAATCAGCCATGAAGAAGATAGAAGACAACAACACGCTTGTGTTCATTGTGGATGTCAAGGCCAACAAGCATCAGATCAAACAGGCTGTAAAGAAGCTCTATGACATTGATGTGGCCAAGGTCAACACCCTGATCAGGCCtgatggagagaagaaggcataTGTTCGACTGGCTCCTGACTATGATGCTTTGGATGTTGCCAACAAAATTGGGATCATCTAA